The Rhipicephalus microplus isolate Deutch F79 unplaced genomic scaffold, USDA_Rmic scaffold_14, whole genome shotgun sequence genome contains a region encoding:
- the LOC142784488 gene encoding uncharacterized protein LOC142784488, which produces MASASSQLNAVSHNRFAALATEDMDFCAGGNDTTTTDTINDQEVLRSTGRTTVAVRGNDLHPSDIAGWKISGKQVSQRLNKPQLNEVTQSNKPTPQFSEAQAKRMVARITKASRMPLNLPREEQKIVIRPRGGLFLAKLEADIVMSAVITAANVPKTTAKADTICINPTQNIIVISTPDEERARYYASVRSLYIGGRSYETHAYCTAPHGTVKGVIRGIAVENTAEDLHENIVNQANPQALEAHRIGNTTSIVILFAGTKVPNNIKYGSIIVKCGLYRQHHNVCKTCGKIGHRADVCPTPETKICFACGAPNPTADHAARCKPRCKLCNGAHATGTEGCTNKYKVPFVVTQRRWERRNAASAFSSQDFPQLPPQQQNEAHLSKRGRSRSRKRDKSRRQSASRGRSTDGKRSENMNYNRNQQRPGNVINGAQAINPQAANRNPLNHARS; this is translated from the coding sequence ATGGCCTCGGCCTCATCGCAGCTCAACGCCGTTTCCCACAACCGTTTCGCGGCCCTTGCTACGGAAGACATGGACTTTTGTGCTGGCGGCAACGACACTACGACCACCGACACGATCAACGACCAAGAGGTGCTACGCAGCACCGGCCGCACCACAGTCGCGGTGCGCGGCAACGACTTACACCCAAGCGACATCGCGGGATGGAAAATCTCCGGAAAACAAGTAAGCCAACGACTTAATAAGCCCCAGCTTAACGAAGTTACCCAAAGCAACAAGCCAACTCCGCAATTTAGTGAAGCACAAGCAAAACGCATGGTAGCGAGAATTACTAAAGCGTCCCGCATGCCGCTGAATTTGCCGCGGGAAGAGCAGAAGATTGTAATACGACCGAGAGGAGGGCTATTCCTAGCAAAACTGGAAGCTGACATCGTAATGTCCGCAGTCATAACGGCAGCAAACGTTCCCAAGACCACAGCGAAAGCAGATACGATCTGTATTAATCCCACGCAGAACATCATCGTGATCAGCACGCCCGATGAAGAACGAGCACGTTACTACGCAAGCGTACGCTCCCTGTACATTGGGGGCCGTAGCTACGAAACGCATGCCTATTGCACCGCGCCTCACGGCACAGTGAAAGGAGTAATCCGTGGCATCGCAGTAGAGAACACTGCCGAAGATCTGCACGAGAATATCGTTAACCAAGCAAACCCGCAGGCCCTCGAAGCACACAGGATTGGAAACACTACCTCGATCGTCATTTTGTTCGCAGGAACAAAGGTTCCCAACAACATAAAGTATGGCTCCATTATAGTAAAGTGTGGATTATACAGACAACACCACAACGTATGCAAGACATGCGGCAAAATCGGCCATCGAGCCGATGTATGCCCCACGCCGGAAACCAAGATCTGCTTTGCGTGTGGCGCGCCTAATCCGACGGCAGACCACGCGGCGCGGTGCAAGCCACGTTGCAAACTGTGTAACGGAGCCCACGCCACGGGCACGGAGGGCTGTACGAACAAGTACAAGGTGCCCTTCGTAGTTACTCAGCGCAGATGGGAGCGCAGAAACGCGGCGTCAGCGTTTTCGTCGCAAGACTTCCCGCAGCTGCCACCGCAACAACAGAACGAAGCGCATCTATCAAAGAGAGGACGCAGCCGCTCGAGGAAGCGGGACAAAAGCAGGAGACAATCGGCGAGCCGCGGCAGAAGCACCGACGGCAAGCGCAGCGAAAACATGAATTACAACCGCAACCAGCAGCGACCGGGCAATGTGATAAATGGGGCCCAAGCAATCAACCCACAAGCGGCGAACCGCAATCCGCTCAACCATGCACGTAGCTGA